Genomic window (Paenibacillus sp. 37):
GGTAAAATAAAAGAAAATCAATACGAAAAGCGTTACATCAATAAAAATGGTGACATCTTATGGACGTCATTGCATGTTACATTAGTTCGTAGCGAAATTACGGATGAACCTATTTACTTTATTTGCCATATTGTTGATATTACTGACCGCAAAATGTCTGAACAAAAGCTTCTGCATAGTGAAGAGATGTTCAAACTTATTACAGATCATGCTCAGGAGATCATCTATATTGCCGATCAGGAGGGTGTTTGTCGATTCTGCTCACCCTCCGTTCAAGGTTTACTGGGTTATTCGCCAGAACAAGTAATTGGCCAAAATAATGATGCATATTTTCATCCACAAGATCTGGAACGGATTTCACAGATGGACTTGACCAAGGGTAATCTGTTGAATACTAGGGTCCGTCATAAAGATGGGCATTATCTGTGGTTTGAAACCACATACAAGGTCTTTGGTGATGCTGAGCATGGAATGCAGATTTTTTCAATTGGACGAGATGTATCCGAACGAAAAAAACATAAAGACATCAGTGCAGAGGCTGAACGCATCGCCTTAATTGGCAGTTGGGAATGGGATATGGTCAATGACCAGATCGCTCTTTCAGATCAGATTTTTGAGATTCTTGAATTCGAACGTACACGAAAATCATATCGTGCAAGTGATATAGCTAATGTGATTAATCCCGCGGATAAAGCCTCCTTATACGAACAAATGGAATGGGTAAAACAAGGGAAAGCGCTAGATTTCGAGTACAAGCACATTAGCACGAATGGAAGTGAGAAGTATCTTCACTTACGCGGGTTAGTTACGCTCGATGAGAATGGTCAGCCAGTCCAGCTAAACGGAACACTACAGGATATTACTGAACGCAAACGTATCGAATTTAAATTGCAGGAATCTGTGGAGCGATACACTTCGCTTAAGAAATACAATCATGACGCCATTATCTCGTTTAACATGGATGGTAATATTATGAATGCGAATCCAGTAGCGGTGAAAATGACGGGCTGTCCCGTGGCTGAAATGATCGGCACAAGCATAAGCAGATTTATCGGAGCTGTTAATCTGGGTCTGATTCTGGGCAGTAATTATGAGATGGCTGAGAAGGAGATCAACGTTGTTCGGCACACGGATGGCTTTGAGACAGAAGTCTTGGCTACACTTGCTCCAATCATTGTTAATAAATCCAATGTCGGGTTTTACCTGATTGCGAAGGATATTACAGAGCAGAAAAAACTGCTTGTAGCCAAAGAGACAGCGGAGAGAATGAATAAGGCCAAAAGTGAATTTTTGGCGATGATGAGTCATGAAATCCGTACACCTATGAACGGTGTAATTGGGATGACGGATTTGCTCTTGGATACTCCTGGACTTAGCGGGGAACAAAAGGAATATATTGAAATCATTCAGAAGAGTGGAGATTCCTTGCTGGCCATCATTAATGATATTCTTGATTTTTCCAAAATCGAGTCAGGCAAAACTGATCTGGTCGAAGATCCTTTTGATTCCGTAGAAATCGTGACCGAGACGGTGCAAATCGTTAAACCACTGGCTCGTGAAAAGAAGCTGGATGTTCGTATGTGCGTAGAAGACGCTATTCCAACTCCAGTGTATGGTGATGCTTATCGTCTTAAACAGGTACTTACCAATATCATTGGCAACGCGGTCAAATTCACTTCAGAAGGCGGCGTGGAAGTTAAAGTGGGTGTTAAGGAGCAGCAGGGCAATACCGTGCAGCTTTATTTTCAGGTAAAGGATTCGGGCATTGGGATTCCCGCTGAGAGGAAACAACAATTATTTGAACCTTTCTACCAACTGGAGAATTTTATGACCCGCAAACCCCAAGGTACGGGTCTTGGCCTTGCCATTAGCAAGAAACTGGTAGAGCTTATGCATGGAAATATCTGGATTGAGGAGTCGGATGAACCGGGTACAATATTTATATTTACTGCCCAATTCAAATTAAATAACGGTGAAGAGAGCAACAGGTTAGATCAACAGCAGAAGAAGAGCAGAACTTCAGCCTTGCGAATATTAATCGCAGAAGACAATGAGGTGAATAAGCTCGTCCTTAGCAGAATTGTTGAGAAAAAAGGGCACTTCGTGGATCATGTGGTGGATGGTGTTGAGGCAGTCGAGGCGGTCAAACACAATTCATATGATATTGTCTTCATGGATGTGCATATGCCAAGGCTTAATGGATTTGAAGCGACAAAATTGATTAAAAATTCTTTGCCCCCCGAGAGTTGTCCATACATTATTGCGGTAACTGCAAATGCCGTAAGAGGAGACATGGAGAACTGTTTGAAGGCAGGCATGGATGCGTATGTCAGCAAACCGATTAAAATCGAGTCCATTATGCAGGTATTGGAGACCTATTACACCAAATATAATCTCTAAGTGCACTCAAAATGGATCGGCAATAGAGCCGTTAGCTTATCGTAAATAGGCTAGCGGCTTTTTTGCCGATCCATGATTTTGTTCAGCCCTGTATCTCGCAGTTGCGTCTGTGAACATATATCCCTAAGGATTTTTGATCCACAATTGGGAGATGTCCATATATCCGAATTCTGCTATCTGCATGCCGAAAATGCTCTGATCCAGTTCAGCCTGCTTGTTCATGTGACAGCCATGCAAGATCCAGCAGTGATCACGTAGCAAGGCTTCAGCTTCATCCAGGAGTGTTGTGCGGTCTGCCCGATGAAGCGTTGCGAAATGATCCAGTTTGTCATCCAGTTGAGACTGGAATACAGGGGACATACACATATGAAAATGATTGGACAGGTTTTTGAAAAAATGAATCATGCCGTACTGCCAATCTTCCTCCAGTATCTCTTCAGCCAAGATCAATTGGGCGTTCGTGGTTTCCTCTGAGTTGAAATAATCCACAACGGCGTGCATGCTGATGTTCATTCCGATGGACTGCGCACGACATTGGAACCACTCCGCAACGTCTGCGTCCTTATTATGCTTATACGATAAAGTTATCGTCTCACCCCGGTACCCACAGCTATGCAGCAATTCACGAGCATGGTCAAGAGAAACGGCTGTCCAGTCTTGGGCTGCACTTCTCCAGGGAAGGAAGCTGCTGGCTGGTGTGATCCGATTGCCACCGAGATCTCTGACAAGCGCGACCGGATCATAGACGATACGCAGGGCTTGTCGAAATAGGGGATGATGATGGATGCCTTCCTTGTGAAAATTAAACAGCATATACTGACAACCCAGCGCCGGATAATTGATGCTGTTGGTCTGTTCACAGCCTGTTGTGAGACTCAATCGATCAGTACCTGGTAGCTCATAATAGCGATCATTCGGACTCAGGTCAGTCACAAACCAGAAATGAACTTGATCCAGATGTGGCCGGATGCCGTAATAGGCATCAAATGCGGTAAGTTCCAACACATCTTCATTCAGCTCAGAGATCTGAAAAGGACCGGTACCTATTAAGGTATTGGCTACATTGTAATCGTAGGGCAGGATTGTCATTCGAATACAACTGAACAGATGCAAGAAGAACCGATTAGGACGACGAAGAACAAACTTGATACAGTAATCGCCAGCTACTTCCGCACGTTCGATATCCCGGTACAACCAGATGGACGGACTATTCACATCTATCAATCGTTGCAACGTCGCTTGGACATCCCGGGACGTCATGATACGTCCGTTGTGAAAACGTACACCTTTCCTGAGATAGAAGGTCCACAATCGATGGTCCTCACTACACTCCCACATATGAGCCAATGCTGGCCGGAATGATTCCATCTTGGCATTATAAGTGATCAACGTATTACAGACCTGGCTCAGCAGATAGGTTTCAAATGCAGTATAAACAAAGGCTGGGTCCAGATCACCTAACTGGCGAGACCTCATAATGCGCAGGATATCCTGACCTGAGGAAGTTTCCTCGTGGCTGTGAAATCCCATCTGTTGATGGAGGGAGAGCATGAGCTGTTCTCGCAGTGAATCATGCATCTGAATGGTTCCGATGAGTTCAATGGCATCTTTCATTTTGCCTTTAGCGAGAAGTTCGGTAAAACTGGCTTCCAGCGCATCATTCATGCTACGCAGTAACGTTAACTCCGAATGGTGCCCACGACCACGCCCGGGTTGCCAGTGGATGAAGCCTTGCTCCTCCAATTTTCTAATGATGAACTTCACATTACGAGGGGTGCAGCACAAGGCAGCGGACAGGCTATCAATTGTTACCGCTACAGGTTCATGGAGCTTGAACGAAAGTTGTTCGGCCCCGGCGAGCCTTATAAAGTGTGTATGTAGGGTATCCATGTGCATAACTCCTCTATTAAAGGTGAAAAGTGTGATCATATGTTTACACTTTTACTTCCCCCTTTTATCCTTACAATTATACATTAGTAGAAGTTGTTCAAAAAGTCCGCTTTTGATTACAAAAGATGCCTAAAGGCATCATCAGCATCGAAGATGGAATTCAGCCGAAATGTCCGTTGCTCACGTAGTTTTCCCTACGCTCCGCTACTCCATTTCTAGCTTAATCCCATCTTCTCGGTACTGAAAACCGAACTTTTTGAACACGAATTAGTAGAAGTTGTTCAAAAAGTCCGCTTAGGAAGCATCTAGAATGAATAGGAGAAGTTCGCATGAAGCAATATTTAAGGCAAATTCACCCCTTGGCATGGACCATCATTATCGGAACCATGTTTGGACGTCTTGTCACGTCAATGAGTATCCCGTTTCTATCCATCTATCTGACACGTGTACTAGAGGCTACACCGACCCAGACCGGTATTACTGTGGCCGTTAGCTCGCTGGCAGGTGTAATGGTCAGCTTTTATGGCGGTTATATTTCGGACCGGATCGGTCGCAAAATCGTGATGTTAATCTCGGTATTTAGCTGGGCAGGTGTTTTTTTCATTTTTTCAGCAGCAGAGCATCTATGGGTGTTCTTTGTTGCCAATACGTTAAACGGATTATGCCGCGCAGTATTTGAGCCCACCTCCAGAGCGCTGTTATCGGATATTACTTCTCCGGAGAACAAATTGCTGGTGTTTAACCTCAGATATGCTGCAATTAATCTCGGTGTAGTCTTTGGGCCAATTATCGGATTTCAGCTGGGATCATCTGAATCAACGTTTCCGTTTGTGATTTCCGGATTGGTATACATAGCCTATGGACTTGTATTATTTCTGCAATTCAAGTTACAGCATGCCAATCTGCCAGAGCGTCATCAGGCAACTGCACCACGTTTGCGTGAAGCACTTATGACCACCGGTCGCGACCGGGTATTTCTGCCGGTATTGATCGGTACCACATTCTGTGTTCTGGGCTACGGACACTTTAGTTCTACGTTGGCACAGTACTTGGCAAGGAGTCCGATCTTTGAGAATGGAAGCCAGATGTTCTCGTACATGCTTTCCCTGAATGCCGTGACGGTACTGATTATTCAGTATCCTCTTGTGCGAACATTCCGAAACTTTCCACCGCTGGTTCCTCTGATTGTAGGTAACCTGCTGGTCGCAACCAGTCTGATGATGGTCGGAATCGCTGAAGGTGTACTCATGATGATGATGAGTGTCATACTATTTACCATTGGGGAAGTGCTGTTGTTCACCATGATGGATATGCTCATTGACCGGATTGCGAAGCCGGAATGGAAAGGAACGTATTTCGGTACCATCGGCTTCAATAATATCGGTAGTGTCATTGCTCCTGTCATGGGAGGGGTGTTGTTAAGTCAATTTGGAGCGGAGAATGGGCTCGCTGTCTTTCTACCGATTGCGCTGACGACTGCTCTGGGAGTACCTTTTCTTCTGATCGCACATAGACGTCTTGTTGTTAGAGAGAAGCAAACAGAGTCCACATCATTGAGTATGTAGCAGGAATTGAAAGATTAATGCCATGAATTAAATAACAATTCAGTTAAAATTATCTTGACGGATGTTAGTCCAGCGAATACAATAAACAACAAATATGTGAAACGGGTGGGATGATGATTATGTTTATGCCTATACAGATTTCGAATCGATAACTGAATACGCATGAGCATAGTGACATTAATCCAATTTTTTTGCAATGATCGCGTTGGGACAGTCATGTTTGTGCACCTCTGTCGTGGACGCTCATCATTATTGCGATGCAGAGGAGATACGGGAAATGCTTTGCATTTCATTCGATCTCTTTTGGCTACAAGCTGTAGATGAACATTAGTTCATCTATGGCTTTTTTGCATGCATTTCACCCAATTTGTTCACATGGAAAGGAGCGTTTGGAGCGTTATTTTATAAAAAACTAACTTGTTAAAAAGGAGAATGTACAATGGTCAACATAGGTTCTACATATCAATTATGGGCGGGAAATACCGATTTTAATGTCTTTATGTATGACTCATCCTAGTGATCGCAAATTTGCTATCGTTAAGATCATCAATAAATATGAATAGGCAAGAACAATTAAATAAACCGATAAAGAGGTGGGACCTGTGCCCAAAACAGAGAAAGGCTCCATGTCATGGCTGCTGCGTTATCTGAAACCCGTTAAAGGACGGCTGGCCTTACTTTTAATCATGTTGCTCACATCAACGGGGCTTCAGCTTTTGAATCCACAGATTATTAAACGATTTATTGATACAGCAGCAAGTGGGGGAGTCCTCACCAATCTTGTTCAGCTTGCAGGAATATTTCTGGTTGTAGCCGTGTTTAATCAACTCATTACGGTAGCGGTCAGTTATTTGGGGAACGACGTGGCCTGGCGGGCCACGAATCAACTGCGCGGAGATCTGCTGAAGCACTGCCTGCGTCTTGATATGCGTTTTCATAATGTGAAAACACCTGGAGAGATGATTGAACGTGTGGATGGTGACGTAACGAGCATCTCCAATTTTTTCGCGATGTTCATTGTGCAAGTGATCGGGAGTTTTGTGCTGCTGGCCGGAATTCTCGGATTCATGTTCAGTGTCAATGTGCCCATTGCTTTGGTGATGACCGTGTTCACATTATTATCGATCCTGTTCATGGTCTTCATCCGAAATCTGGGCGTGGACTCTTCCAAAAATGAACGGGCGGCAAGTGCCTCTCTGTTCGGATTAATTGAAGAACGCATCGCCGGGATTGAAGATGTGCAAGCGAATGGTCATGTGCCGTATGTGATGAACCGCTTTTACCGCACGATGCGCACGGTATTCCGTAAGGGGAGAAAAGCCTGGCTGCTACGGGTTATTCCGTGGAATACCACAGTGGTTCTGTTCGCTCTGGCGGTCACTGCGGTGCTTTTGCTGGGTGTGCATTATTATATGGAAGGTCTAATTAGTATCGGAACGTTATTTCTGATCTACCAATATACGCAGATGCTGAATGATCCGATTGAGATGCTTGGAGATCAGGTGCAGGAGTTCCAAAAAGCAAAATCAGGCATGCTGCGCTCCAGAGAGCTGTTGTCCATGCAGAGTGTGATTGAAGAAGGGATAGAGGAGCAATTGCCTGAAGGACCGCTTGGATTGGAATTCAGTCAGGTACACTTCAGTTATAACCAGGATAAACCGGTATTGCAGGACATTACTTTTGCTATTAAGCCTGGTGAACGTCTGGGAATCATTGGTCGCACAGGTAGCGGCAAATCGAGTCTTAGTCGTGTTCTTCTCCGGCTGTACAATCTGGATCGGGGTACGATCCGCGTAGGTGGAACGGATATCACAAAGCTTTCGTTACAAGCGCTTTATCGCCGCGTTGGTATGGTAACACAGGATGTGCAGTTGTTTGATGGCACGCTGCGTGACAATCTTACCCTCTTCAATGGGGATGTAACAGATCATATGATCAAGGAAACGACGGATCGCCTTGGGCTTAGCCAATGGATTAATTCACAACCAGAAGGACTCGATACGTATCTGGCAGCAGGTGGAGCTTCATTGTCGGCAGGGGAAGCACAGTTATTTGCCTTAACCCGCGTATTCCTGACCGAACCAAGTCTGGTTATTCTGGATGAGCCTTCGTCACGTCTGGATGCTGCGACTGAAAGCATGCTGCAATCTGCAATTGACCAGTTAATGAAACAATCCACCGGAGTTATTATTGCTCACCGATTAGCTACACTCGAGAAAGTGGACCGGATTATGGTGCTCGGGGATGGGAAGGTACTGGAATTTGGAGCGAGAGAAGAACTTGCTAGTAACCCGGCATCTCATTATGCCAGACTGCTCATTACAGGCCGAGAGGAGGAATTGGCATGACTGTAGCAGGATTTATAGGCCGTTTGTTTCGATTCAGGCCTTTGTTATTTGTAATCAACGGATTGTTATGGTGTATATTTCACTCCTTGCCGCTAGCCATTGGTATTGGAATGCAATGGTTTTTTGATCGCACAACAGTGGGGTCAAATGACTACATGTGGCTTGTTGTGCCGCTTATCTTTATTGCTTTGGTCCGAATGGCACGGGTGGGTACATTTTTTGTAGCCTTCTATGCATGGGTTACGTATCTGTATCATGTTCAGGCGATTTTGCGAACCAACATGCTCGCAGCGATCATGCGCTGGCCTGGGCGTAATCTTCCGGCTTCACCAGGGGAGGCGATGAGTCGCTTTCGGGATGATGTCGATGAAGTCGTCGAGTATGTAGAATCATGGGTGGACTTCTGGGGACGACTTGTATTCGCTATTGTGTCCATCGTCATTATGGCGAACATTAATTGGCAGATCACGTTGGTTGCAGTGCTGCCATTGGTGGTCGTGACCTTACTTAACAACCTGTCCGGAAATCGGGCTCGAAAGTATGCACAGGTTAATCGCGAAGCGACTGGGCGAATTACCAGTTTTATTGCGGAAACGTTTGGAGCAGTGCAAGCCCTGAAACTGGGTCAGGCCGAAGAGAATGTCTCTTCACGTTTTAACCAGTTGAATGAGGATCGTCGTCAGGCTGCACTCCGGGACAATCTGTTTAAGCAGTGGATGAGATCGATGAATCAGCATGTTCTAAGTATCTGTACCGGATTGATTCTACTGATGTGTGCAGCTGAGATGAAAGCAGGGAACTTTACCGTAGGTGATTTTGCCTTATTCACGAGTTATCTGGCCAATATCGGATTTAGCATTTCACTGTTTGGTTATATGGTATTTCAGCACAAAAGGCTCAAAGTATCCTATGATCGTATGCGTAAGCTATTCCGCCCAGGAGAAGAAGACCAGATCATGGATTCGAGGGAAATCTATCTGTATGAAGATCCGCCGGAGCTTGTAAGTGAACAGAGGGACCCTAAGGAGAAGTTGCAATCTCTTGAGGTGAATAAGCTGACTTATCAATATCCGAATTCTGCAAATGGCATAGAAGAGATCAGTTTCCGTCTGAAACGCGGACAATTTCTTGTTATTACGGGACGGATCGGGTCAGGTAAATCAACACTTGTACGCACACTTCTTGGACTGTTACCCAAGCAAAAAGGGGACATTCACTGGAATGGAGCAGCTGTTGATCCAGCCACGTTCCTGATGCCGCCTAGAGCAGCGTATACCCCGCAAGTGCCAAGACTGTTTAGTGATACGTTGAAAGAAAATATCGTCCAGGGCAAACAGGGTAACACCGAGCAAGCCCTTGAAAAAGCCATTCGTCTGGCTGTGATGGAGAAGGATATCAAACATCTGGATCAGGGGCTTGAGACTCCAGTTGGTCCCAGAGGGGTGATGCTGTCAGGCGGGCAGATTCAGCGCGCGGCCACAGGACGCATGTTAATGACGGAGGCGGACCTGTTTATCTTTGATGACCTGTCCAGTGCACTGGATGTGGAGACAGAACAACAAGTATGGGAAGGGCTGTTCCAAGAGCCGGATGTCACTTGCATCGCAGTTTCTCACCGCAGGGCAGCACTTTCCAAAGCAGATCACATTATCGTGATGAAAGATGGACGTATTGAAGCCGAGGGAAGTTTGGCCGAATTGCTTGCCACCAATGAAGAGATGCAGTTACTGTGGCAAGGGGAGCAAACCCCAGCCAAAGTCGGATAGCTTTAAAAATTTAGAAAAGATAATAACAAAGCAAAAAAGCCTTACAGACGACTCCTTGGTAGAGTACAGTCTGTAAGGCTTTTATCGTTATAACGAGTGGAAATATGGAATATTTTTATCTCATCATTTGAGCAATCAGGGAATACGCAATGATAACCAGGAAGATAATAGTGATATGGTTAATGGAGAAGATAAACATCCGTTTGGACCATTTTTCTGTTTCTTT
Coding sequences:
- a CDS encoding ABC transporter ATP-binding protein, yielding MTVAGFIGRLFRFRPLLFVINGLLWCIFHSLPLAIGIGMQWFFDRTTVGSNDYMWLVVPLIFIALVRMARVGTFFVAFYAWVTYLYHVQAILRTNMLAAIMRWPGRNLPASPGEAMSRFRDDVDEVVEYVESWVDFWGRLVFAIVSIVIMANINWQITLVAVLPLVVVTLLNNLSGNRARKYAQVNREATGRITSFIAETFGAVQALKLGQAEENVSSRFNQLNEDRRQAALRDNLFKQWMRSMNQHVLSICTGLILLMCAAEMKAGNFTVGDFALFTSYLANIGFSISLFGYMVFQHKRLKVSYDRMRKLFRPGEEDQIMDSREIYLYEDPPELVSEQRDPKEKLQSLEVNKLTYQYPNSANGIEEISFRLKRGQFLVITGRIGSGKSTLVRTLLGLLPKQKGDIHWNGAAVDPATFLMPPRAAYTPQVPRLFSDTLKENIVQGKQGNTEQALEKAIRLAVMEKDIKHLDQGLETPVGPRGVMLSGGQIQRAATGRMLMTEADLFIFDDLSSALDVETEQQVWEGLFQEPDVTCIAVSHRRAALSKADHIIVMKDGRIEAEGSLAELLATNEEMQLLWQGEQTPAKVG
- a CDS encoding PAS domain S-box protein: MQVQKVDHHELFEQIYNQAPIGIALVAPTGQWMKVNPAFCCLLGYTSDELMDLTYQDITHPDDSPQDMICSYELFEGKIKENQYEKRYINKNGDILWTSLHVTLVRSEITDEPIYFICHIVDITDRKMSEQKLLHSEEMFKLITDHAQEIIYIADQEGVCRFCSPSVQGLLGYSPEQVIGQNNDAYFHPQDLERISQMDLTKGNLLNTRVRHKDGHYLWFETTYKVFGDAEHGMQIFSIGRDVSERKKHKDISAEAERIALIGSWEWDMVNDQIALSDQIFEILEFERTRKSYRASDIANVINPADKASLYEQMEWVKQGKALDFEYKHISTNGSEKYLHLRGLVTLDENGQPVQLNGTLQDITERKRIEFKLQESVERYTSLKKYNHDAIISFNMDGNIMNANPVAVKMTGCPVAEMIGTSISRFIGAVNLGLILGSNYEMAEKEINVVRHTDGFETEVLATLAPIIVNKSNVGFYLIAKDITEQKKLLVAKETAERMNKAKSEFLAMMSHEIRTPMNGVIGMTDLLLDTPGLSGEQKEYIEIIQKSGDSLLAIINDILDFSKIESGKTDLVEDPFDSVEIVTETVQIVKPLAREKKLDVRMCVEDAIPTPVYGDAYRLKQVLTNIIGNAVKFTSEGGVEVKVGVKEQQGNTVQLYFQVKDSGIGIPAERKQQLFEPFYQLENFMTRKPQGTGLGLAISKKLVELMHGNIWIEESDEPGTIFIFTAQFKLNNGEESNRLDQQQKKSRTSALRILIAEDNEVNKLVLSRIVEKKGHFVDHVVDGVEAVEAVKHNSYDIVFMDVHMPRLNGFEATKLIKNSLPPESCPYIIAVTANAVRGDMENCLKAGMDAYVSKPIKIESIMQVLETYYTKYNL
- a CDS encoding ABC transporter ATP-binding protein, with the translated sequence MPKTEKGSMSWLLRYLKPVKGRLALLLIMLLTSTGLQLLNPQIIKRFIDTAASGGVLTNLVQLAGIFLVVAVFNQLITVAVSYLGNDVAWRATNQLRGDLLKHCLRLDMRFHNVKTPGEMIERVDGDVTSISNFFAMFIVQVIGSFVLLAGILGFMFSVNVPIALVMTVFTLLSILFMVFIRNLGVDSSKNERAASASLFGLIEERIAGIEDVQANGHVPYVMNRFYRTMRTVFRKGRKAWLLRVIPWNTTVVLFALAVTAVLLLGVHYYMEGLISIGTLFLIYQYTQMLNDPIEMLGDQVQEFQKAKSGMLRSRELLSMQSVIEEGIEEQLPEGPLGLEFSQVHFSYNQDKPVLQDITFAIKPGERLGIIGRTGSGKSSLSRVLLRLYNLDRGTIRVGGTDITKLSLQALYRRVGMVTQDVQLFDGTLRDNLTLFNGDVTDHMIKETTDRLGLSQWINSQPEGLDTYLAAGGASLSAGEAQLFALTRVFLTEPSLVILDEPSSRLDAATESMLQSAIDQLMKQSTGVIIAHRLATLEKVDRIMVLGDGKVLEFGAREELASNPASHYARLLITGREEELA
- a CDS encoding MDR family MFS transporter, which gives rise to MKQYLRQIHPLAWTIIIGTMFGRLVTSMSIPFLSIYLTRVLEATPTQTGITVAVSSLAGVMVSFYGGYISDRIGRKIVMLISVFSWAGVFFIFSAAEHLWVFFVANTLNGLCRAVFEPTSRALLSDITSPENKLLVFNLRYAAINLGVVFGPIIGFQLGSSESTFPFVISGLVYIAYGLVLFLQFKLQHANLPERHQATAPRLREALMTTGRDRVFLPVLIGTTFCVLGYGHFSSTLAQYLARSPIFENGSQMFSYMLSLNAVTVLIIQYPLVRTFRNFPPLVPLIVGNLLVATSLMMVGIAEGVLMMMMSVILFTIGEVLLFTMMDMLIDRIAKPEWKGTYFGTIGFNNIGSVIAPVMGGVLLSQFGAENGLAVFLPIALTTALGVPFLLIAHRRLVVREKQTESTSLSM
- a CDS encoding ABC transporter substrate-binding protein, which encodes MDTLHTHFIRLAGAEQLSFKLHEPVAVTIDSLSAALCCTPRNVKFIIRKLEEQGFIHWQPGRGRGHHSELTLLRSMNDALEASFTELLAKGKMKDAIELIGTIQMHDSLREQLMLSLHQQMGFHSHEETSSGQDILRIMRSRQLGDLDPAFVYTAFETYLLSQVCNTLITYNAKMESFRPALAHMWECSEDHRLWTFYLRKGVRFHNGRIMTSRDVQATLQRLIDVNSPSIWLYRDIERAEVAGDYCIKFVLRRPNRFFLHLFSCIRMTILPYDYNVANTLIGTGPFQISELNEDVLELTAFDAYYGIRPHLDQVHFWFVTDLSPNDRYYELPGTDRLSLTTGCEQTNSINYPALGCQYMLFNFHKEGIHHHPLFRQALRIVYDPVALVRDLGGNRITPASSFLPWRSAAQDWTAVSLDHARELLHSCGYRGETITLSYKHNKDADVAEWFQCRAQSIGMNISMHAVVDYFNSEETTNAQLILAEEILEEDWQYGMIHFFKNLSNHFHMCMSPVFQSQLDDKLDHFATLHRADRTTLLDEAEALLRDHCWILHGCHMNKQAELDQSIFGMQIAEFGYMDISQLWIKNP